The DNA sequence acactgtccataTGGTCTGTTAGGTATAGGCCCTTCCCCAGTCTCAGTGTAAAAATGTCTTCACCTAGTGAGTAGAAAGTGGGACCCCAGAGGCACTGTAGAACAGGGTTAAAAAAGTCCTAGGGGTTAAGGAAGCTTTGGagaccaggtgtgtgtgtgtgtgtgtgtgtgtgtgtatgcgtgtgcgtgtgtgtgtgtctttgtggtgtgcctgtgtgcatgtgtgtgtgtgtggtactcaGCCCTGTGAACCACACACTGAATCACATAAACTGACTCATGttttaaacagaacaaaaaaagaaatatcgTATTCATATTTATATCATATATTAAAaggtatttgaaatgaaacatatatttacaGGATCGTCGGCGGTTTCACTGGTAAATAAGGGGTTTTGATTGaaggtaaaaataaaatgttctgtacCACATTTTCTATATAACCAAGTTCTAGGATattctaaaataataaaaactatttttcaGTTACTTTACAGAGAGAGCATTTCACATTCGCATACATGCATCCTTAAATGCTTCGATGACAGTGTTGTATGATGCCAGCATGAAAGGATCCCGTGTTCTTCCAATTCATCAAAAATGTACCCCCTAGAGGGCAGTATCTGCCTCTGGTGCGCTGGCTAACCCAAGGTGCATCTCAATTGGGTCACATGTCAATGCAGATGAGGTAaaagacaggaggagaagatgTCAGCTGAAACTACTGAGGTGCATTCTTTCTGTCATTTTGGGGAAATGCAAAGGGCAGGGGCAGCCTTGTCATCAGCCTTGATGGTAGCTACTCTAAGGACTTGAAGGCCTTAGCGGCTTTGAAACCTAACAGCAATAGACATTACAAACTGCATTCTAATAAGTACAAGGAAAATAATTGATCATTATTTGtcttttaaagatttttttgttgttgttacacATTAATACACATCCTCTCATACTCATGGGAAACATCCTAGACGGTtagattaaaaacaaacatttaagaaaaaccatacccaaaaaaacaaaacagtaagatttcacacaccacacagcacAGATTTTGACTCTCAAACTTACATCCATGtctcaaataatttacaaacatttgtatatattcatatacattgAAGCACCATAGTTTGCTATTGTAGTTGAACACACTTCGGGAAGCTAGATCTTATGGTGGGGGGGACACTTACAGCTGGATACGCTATTAAGAGGTCAGGGGGTGGAGCAAGAGTAAAACTAAGACAAGGGTCACTTGCCATCACTCGTTCACTGTCCTTGAGCCAGTCTTTACTAGAGACATTAAAAGTAGTGCCAGCCTTGGggataatgtgtttttgtttgcatgtgtgtgtgtgtgagagtgtgtttgtgtcactgtgtgtgtgtgtgtgtgtgactatatGATGTGATGTAAGAAAGGCCTAGTTGACATGATCAAATTTTTCATTGGCACGGTTGCATCACTGAATTAGTTAAATGTGTGTGCTTGGTAAATTGTCTTAATATCATTCATACTAATATCTTTAAAGATTGAATCCTTCACAGTGATTCGATTTAGCTGGACAATGTTTCAAATTGTCATCTATTTTGTGTTCTCCCTGGAAGTCTGTGAGGAACAGGCTTTTCCTGAGACGGGCACCAAGAATTACATGGTCTATAATCTCTGAAACGtacataacataaaaacaaaaaagaaccaATTAGAAACATCAAAACTAATTGAAGAGATGCCTTCTCTACCTTCCTGCACCTACTTTAGCCTATCAACACCTAGAAACCTATGGGCAACCTAAGGCTATTTTGCATTCATATATAACTATGGCAATAACACGCAGTGCACATACAGAGTATGCTAACTACAAACTGTCATTGAAGAAAGACAAGGAAGTTGTTAGCTTTGAATTCCTTTCTTAACTGTGCAACCAATGGCTATACAAGCCATTGGTTGCACAGATATCTACACTACTCACATAACTATATCCTTCTCTGTTTGCCTTCTTCATTCTGTCTTAAGGATTGTCTCTAGTTGTGTCTGGCTCTCACCTTCCTTTACTTGTGTTCATCCCTCTTAGTGGGAAAAGTGTTAAAAACCTCTTCTGGTTTGTCTTCTCTCACACTCCACGGTATACCCTTTCTTCAATTTGAGAacataaattaaaaacatatgtGTAACTCCAAACCAAACGCAAATGAGGGACAGGATTTGTTTCTTTCTATGCAGTGCCATGCCTTTCATCATCCATCAAAATTTCAGATATTCAATGCATATGATTTTTATGTGTCCAGAACTATCTAATCTACATTTCTCAGAAAAGCCTGTTCCCATGGAAAGAGGGAGTATGTTTCCTTTCTCCTCAAGGTAAAAATGGTTCTGTGGTTGATAGCAAGACAGTTAACTTTAATCTCTCTCAGTCACCCAAAGTGGCAGTCTATTGAACCTCTCGAATTTTAAGGAGTTGGCTTCAAAGTGGATGTCTAATTTTGGTTATACCTTGTGTTAAATTGCTGTATGTTTATAAAATGAAGGTAATCCTTTAATCCTCAGGGCGACTGCAAATGGCCACGTATTCTGCCAGAGGCAACGGGACTTCCACAGAGAAACAACGGTGGAGCATTTCTTCAACCCAACTGGAAGGGAGGTGGATGGAACTGTAGTTTTAGGTAGTTCTCCCCAAAACATAATTGTTGTGTAATATAATGTTTGACTTGCGGTGAAAACCCATATTCatataatatatttagaaaCAATACTTTAGCCTTAGAGCATCAATAATGAtcactgcgtgtgtgtgtggataggaCTGACTGGGATGCAGAGTTACTTAAAGATCACTTTAGAGTAATAACATTTCTGTGAGCAAAACCTTTCTGAATAACATGTTCATCAAGGGGAAAATATGAAGATATGTTTTGCTTAATTTAATTATGTATGAAAAGTTTAGATAAGAGGTTTTCAATAATCAATCATTACTAGATGGCTTGGTTTTGGGGGCATAACAGAGCAAAAGTAGCCTATGTAAATTGACGTTTGTTTGTGTAAATGCCAGAGGGTGAGGGAACTAGTATCTAAGTATGTATGTCATATGTGTGCATGTGGAAATGACAACTGGatgttgtgtgcatgtgtatttacatatttgtgcacatgagtgtatgtgtatatgtccATTTAAATCCTGGTTGTATGTAAGGGGGAGTAGAATCACAAAAGCCTATttgtaattatatttgtaaattcCGCCCCCTGTGGGTGTGGAGGCTCAGTGGCAGACGCTACGCTGGCAGGGCTGGTGCAGGTAGGCATTTCTAGTGCGGGCTCCGTGGCGGGTGACCTGCTCCCTGGTGCGGTTCTGGCGCTGGATGCGGTTGCATCCCAGGTGGCGCCTCTCAGTGCGGGCCTTGCCCCTCTGGACGCGGGCTACCTGGGTAACCTTGGCCAGGGTTCCAGCCTGGGCGGCTGCTCCTCTGGTCGCCCTGGTTGGTATGGTGTTGCGTGCGGCCGGCGCCGCATTCGGTTCTGCCACCCTGCTAGAGAAGGGGAATACAAGGCGTTGAACGTTTAGTAGAAAAGTTAAGCGGTCCTCTCGCGGAATGTCCGTTCCCACGTGTGGCATCTCTCAAAAAAGGCGTCGTGGACATCGATCGGCACTCACCTCACGCTGCCCATCAGACTGGCAATGCTCTCTTCCCCAACGACGGACAGGTTGCCGTTGGAGATCATGGACAGGTTGCCAGGGGAGACGTAGACGGACATGCTGGGGTGTTCAATCAGCAGGTCCTCCATGGGGCTGGACTCCGCCGTGGCTCCCTCTGCATTGAAACAGGGGGGAGGGGTAACGAACCAGCTCTCATCCATGCATCCTCTCTCCGACCCACTACTGCCAGGGGACACAGatgaggtggagggggtggagagcCTGGCCCGCCTTTTAAAGGACACGGCTGTCGGAACGCCGGCGGCTAACAAACTAGCACCGGGGGGAGCCGAGAAGGGGTCCGACGACACCAGCGCCGTCGCCGCTCGCGAACGAGCTTTGTGAGTCCGGCGACGGCTCTGATGTCGGGCGGCCGTAAGGGCGGGGTGCTCTGTTTTTGAGGGTGTGTGCGTGGGATTCGGTTGACTGTCCTGGGGTATCAACTCCGCTGTCGAACGAGCCTCTATGCCCCCCTCTTCCATTGTCGCAGAATCAGTTTCCCCTGGGCACATGATCAAGGTCGGCAGAGGAGGGGTTGGCGGATTTAAGTGGAGCGCGGATCGGTTAGGGCGGAAATGGGGAAGGCAGAATGGAAGAAGCCATGCAGGTTGGTGTTTCATTACATGGAAGCAcaggcacacgcacacagacatcaGTGTGGGAAATATGAGGGTTTTTCGATCAAATTGGAGGGGGGAGAAGAAAGGGTAAAGAAACGACACAAAACATAACAATGGGAATAATATGATTAGTTACTTGGAACGTCTGGGTTATGTCAGTAACAGTTTGGTTTACTATTTGTGAGGTGTTTTGTTTGGACTTGTTGGCCTATGTTAATATCTTAAGATTAGATTGAGAAATGGCCTCTAAACTATGTCCCTTTTAGGGAGATTATACCCCTTTGACTGAGCTCATACCCAAGCagcatatctctctctctctctctctctctctctctctctctctctctctctctctctctctctctctctctctctctctctctctctctctctctctctctctctctctctctctctctctctctctctctctctctctctctctctctctctctctctctctctctctctctctctctctctctctatatatatatatatatacccacacacatatttatatatattactaTATTACTGACTTTAAGGTGATATTTGATATATAGGAAAATATAAATCTGAAATATTTTGCTTGCATAACTATTCAACCCATGTGCTGTGGAAGGTCCCAGTTTACACAGATTTGTCCCCACCTGTAAAGCATTAAAGTTCCTGTCatttttctgaagaaaaaaCACTATTAATGGATTTGTCAGACTGCAAATCTGAAGGAGTATAAACACTGAAAAACATTCTACAGTTAGAGATGATGTAATGTGTAGATTTGTaacctattaaaaaaaaatcccttacAAATGTTTACCAACACAAAATCAATATCACCTTAGAGTTGCTTTGGtgtatgtgtttaaaaataatagtCTAATTCTACTATACTATTTGTAACTCAGTAAAATAAGAATTGTCAGAGGATTGAGTACTATTGAAAGGAACTGAGTACTATTGAAAgaaactaatatatatatatatatatatatatatatatatacacagtggggagaacaagtatttgatacactgccgattttgcaggttttcccatttacaaagcatatagaagtctgtaatttttatcataggtactcttcaactgtgagtgacggaatctaaaacaaaaatccagaaaatcacattgtatgatttctaagtaattaattagcattttattgcatgacataagtatttgatacatcagaaaagcagaacttaatatttggtacagaaaccttaatttgcaattacagagatcatacgtttactgtagttcttgaccaggtttgcacacactgcagcagggattttggcccactcctccatacagaccttctccagatccttcaggtttcggggctgtcgctgggcaatacagactttcagctctctccaaagattttctattgggttcaggtctggagactggctaggccactccaggaccttgagatgcttcttacggagccactccttagttgccctggctgtgtgtttcgggtcgttgtcatgctggaagacccagccacgacccatcttcaatgctcttactgagggaaggaggttgttggccaagatctcgagatacatggccccatccatcctcccctcaatacggtgcagtcgtcctgtcccctttacagaaaagcatccccaaagaaggatgtttTCCAccgcttcacggttgggatggtgttcttggggttgtactcatccttcttcttcctccaatcacagcgagtggagtttagaccaaaaagctctatttttgtctcatcagaccacataaccttctcccattcctcctctggatcatccagatggtcattggcaaacttcagatgggcctggacatgcactggcttgagcagggggaccttgcgtgcgctacaggattttaatccctgacggcttagtgtgtttctaatggttttctttgagactgtggtctcacCTTCTGTggtctcaccttcctcatgatcattgatgccccacgaggtgagatcttgcatggaacccagaccgagggagattgactatcatcttgaacttcatccattttctaataattgcgccaacatttgttgccttctcaccaagctgcttgcctattgtcctgtagcccatcccagccttgtgcaggtctacaattttatccctgatgtccttacacagctctctggtcttggccattgtgtaaaggttggagtctgtttgattgagtgtgtggacaggtgtcttttatacaggtaacgagttcaaacaggtgcagttaatacaggtaatgagtggagaacagcagggcttcttaaagaaaaactaacaggtctgtgagagccaaaattcttactggttggtaggtgatcaaatagttatgtcatgcaataaaatgcaaattaattattaaaaaaatcatacaatgtgattttctggatttttgctgtctctcacagttgaaatgtacctatgacctctacatgctttgtaagtaggaaaacctgcaaaatcggcagtgtatcaaatacttgttctccccgctgtatacatatatacatatatatatatatatatatatatatatatatagtgtatatatattaatgtataatatatatgttatatattacattaggattattatataatacatacatattaaaatgtatatgttaatgtatgtacttaaaataatcaaaatgttaacAATTGTAAATACATTCAAGTTTTTTCTATATCAACTTTATTAGATGTTTATTAGCATTTAAATATTAGTAATACATAAGCAGCTGCGACAATGCTGAAACACCCAGCGGACCCAGGACAGTCCAGGTCAAGATAAGTGTCCTGAAAATTACATCAGATTCATTCTCGTTCTTATTGCTGCTCGCTCAACCAAAAAGGCTGCACTGTAATCCTTATGCACCAGAAGGAATGCAATCTCTGGTCTTTTACCTTGATTAAGCTAACAGGCGCCCATGGTCTCTGTGCTCTAGCCACACCTTCAGACTGCTCAGTCACTTACATGAGCTACATGAGCAACCTGAGGCCGTGGTTCGTAGGTGAGTGAACATGCTGTCACACGCCCGGAACCaagtgacttcctggttgaaagaGCAGTATGGAACCAGAATGGCTTGACACAGATGCCTAGGAGGAAGGTTTGCCGCTCTCTTCAGCTCTACCAAATTAATTGGGGATGTTGATACAATTGGATATAACGAAATTGAGGGAGGGATTATTCATTtgtgattaaatgtatttaaaatgtcaaatgtatccCATAAGCATTACCTCTCCTAAACACACCTCTTTAGTCCCCACACCCTTAACACTATTATGACTATACTAGCAAgaactttaaaacaaaacacttatTTACAGTTTTAACATTATTTTCTGGAATTCTGTCCATTATGGCATGGCCATCTAGTGACAGTTCCTCTCCACTTCCAAATCCTTCTACCTGCTCCAGAGGGGGGACTCACCGGGCAGGTTGACCAGCATCCACCCCTCCTCGTCAGCCTCGGACAAACAGGGCTTAGGCCCATTGATCTCAGCggacacctcctccacctccccgaAAAACAGGCTGCTGAGAGCTTGGAACATGGCTCGGCTCGTCGGTCAGTGTCACGGCGAAGGGCCTGGGGTTGGGAACGTCAGTTGATGTGTAGTTGTAGTTCTCAAGGTAAAGCTAGCTGCCTTTCAATTGtttccttattttttatttatttttattaatatgttttcactttgtcaaaCAGTTGCCAGGTCAGGAAAGTGAGCACGGTTTTCTTGGCCTCTCTTGACCCTTTCTTGTCTTGATCTTGTAAGTTTATTTTTCTCACAGGACTCAATGGGCTTCCGTAGTGCAAATGTAAGGTTTCACTTGGTAAGGCCTGTGGGGAGAAAAAAGACACACAAGTTAGACTGTCaataaaagcaaaaacaattagATTAAAAAAACCCCGGGAGAGTTGTagagaaacatttgaaagtaaTTTTGCTAATTGAATGTATTGAACAGTGGTATGGTTTATGACTTGACCAGCAAGATGTGGCAAACACTTAAACAAAACTCAGCAGAAAATATTAATGCTCCAAAGCTAACTGAGTTCTGTTGGTCAAGGTACCATTTCACAgaagaacatactgtatatgtactgtacactGGTGCGCTTCCTGTGCTTGAACTTTTTTCAATTGCTTTTATCAAGAGTAACTTACAGTGGTGAAGGAGTACatgttaattattttgatttCTTTATACCAGCCCCACTCAAACCCACTATCCTAGCATTGTAAACACCATGCTCTATCAACAGATCTACAAGATGGGAAAACTGAtctaaacatttgaattattttattattgtaattccTCAATGTGATTTTGAAATGATTATACATGCAACTCAGTAGCGTAACGAGCAGAGCATTGATACCACACACATTTTTGCAGTGAGATCACAGAATCTTTACACTGAGGCTATAAGACTCGCACAAGACACATGTTAACAGATGGATGGCTTCTTCCAGAGTCCTTCAGATTAGAAGTAGTCGGGTTGTTCCATAAAGAATAGAGGAACAAtgccctcccctcctccccaacGGTGAACACTGACCAATCAACTGAAATGGCTTTGGACAGATGGACAACCCAGTGACGAGATGCTCGGGAGCAGCGGTAACACAAAGAGAAATATAGTCACATACGCACACAGTAATTGTAGGTTACAAGCAAGTTCAGTGGCTATCTCATCAGGGGACCGGTCCCATCACACTGTTGTCGCAAGTACTGTGCTCTAACCAGACAAGCCACCGGAGCCTGCCCACAAACTGACCCTGTAACTGTATTTAACCATGGGAGATATTGGATATGAGGGTCACATACCATTCCAGTAGAGGTTACTCGACTGTACGTCTGAACACTATCTGACCAATCTGGTCTGACAGGGTGTACTTTCTAAAAATTGACAATATGGTGGTGGACGGGTctgaaggagggggagggacagtGTTTGTTAGTCCCTCTGGATAAGATAACACTTAAAGATAACTGGATTAGGCTATGGATAACAACCCAAAAAAGTGTTGACAAAAAAAGAGCAagctctttaaaacaaaaagcaagAGAGTATTAAGTGAAAGGATGCTAAGAAGATGGAAAAGAAAGTAGATGGGAGCcacaaatgtctgtgtgtttggacGGTTGCCATAGTGACAGTGACACAAGCGGCCACAGGAGGACACAAGTCACACGCTAAGAAGCAAAACATGCAACAAACACACCAGCAAATAATAGCAATTTCTAGACATTATCAGAAACTATTAATGTAGGTCAACCATGCTGTGTTCCATTCTCATTTTAATTGGAGTTCATCCCAATCGCTCTGTCAAAGAGccagtgtgtctgtatctgtgtggggggcatgtgtgtgtgtgtgtgtgtggggggggggggtagaagtgtgtgtgtatagggggGTGATAATCAGCATTCTGGCAGGAACGCAGCCAAGAAGGAAGTAATAATGCCTTACTCAAAACAGGTTTCATTAGCAAGAAACAAAGCCTGCTTGTATTTCAATAAAACCTATACCCCTTCTGGAGTTCCTTCTTAGTTAGGCCAACCCTATTTGCCTTGTCTGACTCTTATATATCTATTATGCAGTATTTTAATGGTTACTCTGTCGCTGTATATATTTATGACATATCCAATTCAAGAAAAGCCAGTAGTGGTTCATGGGGGATAAAGGGATAGGCTAACAGTTATATTATGTTGATGGTTGTGGTACATCTCACTGCACTACAGCTACTTCACAGTGGCCAGTAGTTTGACTACTTGTCGTGGAATACCGACTGTGTCAGGAGGTATCACAGAAGGCAATGTAAAATGGCTCAGCACTTTGCTGAGCCGTATCGTACAGGTTTGCCTCTAGCGAATCCTCACTATCAGCTCAATACGGTGGTTGGTGGCCGGGGAGCGCACGCTCCTCGAGCGTGTTTGTACCACAcgtcctggttgagtgagccaTGTGATAAGATGCAGAATGGCATTGTGACATTGTGCATCAGAGGACACATATCTCAATATTTTACTCTTCTATTCCTGCTGTGGTGTTTAAGGCCTTCATTACAAATTAGACTTCACAAAATGGGaggggagaacacacacacacatttcctttAATGGAATTGTAAGAAGCCAGCACCATTCAGACAATGTTATCAGTCAGCTGTGAGGCTAATTCAGTATTATCTGCTGGGTATATAAATACACCATTATGTCTAGTTGGAGAGCTAGATGACATCAGGGACAAAGACAGAACTGGAAACATTCAATACACTGcagaatattatttaaaaaaacaatactggCCACTCCCATGACTCTGTCCAAATATGAACTGATATGTGGCCTGATAATTGGGGGAAACCGGAAATAAGTTATATCAAGGGGTAtccgcttttttttttttttaccctcttTAAAGatatataacaataatataatgtatataagCAATAATAacttatatgtatgtatttatgtattacaTAAAGGCAAAAAATTTTTATTTAAACCTATATAAAAGAATGCACATTACTTTAAAGAAATTTTTGTGTTCGTCGCAATGGTAACAAAGCCAACAACTACGTTTGTGCCATAGAAGATAGTTGAGATAAATGGTTCAGAAATCAGATGTAGACATACATTTTCTCTCTAAATCTCCAAAAGTTAATTCTCTGAAATTGTCAGAtacttatttattatatttctcGGCTCACAGCTGTCAAAAAGGCCCTTtaaacagagggaggagagccGACGTCGTTTCGCGAATAAATACAGCAGGCTCGAGCCTCTCTGCCTAATCGTTTCTGACGCTTGACAGATCTTAAAATGCCAGGATAGGTGTTTTACGTATAGATTAACCACATCAtctgttgttgctgtctgtCAGTGGTCGAGAATGTTAATGACGTTGCACGCAACTATTGGTTGTCCATGCAATGTCTGAGCAGGAGAACGCGAACAGGTCCTCCTATGCGCTGCATGACGAATTACTCTTACGTCACTGATGCTGCTGGTTCAGCCAACCATCTCTTGTTCAGCCTACTCCATTATAGcgaaagaaaaaaatagaaaaggagcaaaaataaaataaaaattcggTTTCCGTTAAATAAGGAACAATGTGACTAAACTGCAATTGGTTggatgcaaaataaataatgtcgaGCATGGAGTAATAATGCAATGATTAAACAATTTTTCTGCTTTGACTCGAGTCCTTCAACCCACTTGACAGATACCgatgagagagagcgagaggtagagagagagagagaaaacatcgTCCATCTATATCCTTGGAGCTAACCGCAagcaatgtttacatttaagcCATTCGGATTCCCAATGTCACCGTCATAGTTATGGCCCAGAATCCATCCTTAATCATCCTTGATCGTCAGGTACAGAAAAACAAGAATTATCCGTGTAGCTAAGCTCCGATCCAAGGCTATGGATAGCTGAAGGGTCAGGGCAATGACAGATAGGCTCACCAGTATAGGACAAATGTTAAAGAATCCATTCCAGTATCGAGGTTGTGTTAAAAATCTACTGGCTTTTAGGTCTAGGCTACATTAACTCAGGTGACATGATGAAAAGAAAGGCACAACTCTATACACCCCGTGTTAA is a window from the Esox lucius isolate fEsoLuc1 chromosome 12, fEsoLuc1.pri, whole genome shotgun sequence genome containing:
- the LOC105013967 gene encoding uncharacterized protein LOC105013967 isoform X1, with the translated sequence MSVCVCLCFHVMKHQPAWLLPFCLPHFRPNRSALHLNPPTPPLPTLIMCPGETDSATMEEGGIEARSTAELIPQDSQPNPTHTPSKTEHPALTAARHQSRRRTHKARSRAATALVSSDPFSAPPGASLLAAGVPTAVSFKRRARLSTPSTSSVSPGSSGSERGCMDESWFVTPPPCFNAEGATAESSPMEDLLIEHPSMSVYVSPGNLSMISNGNLSVVGEESIASLMGSVSRVAEPNAAPAARNTIPTRATRGAAAQAGTLAKVTQVARVQRGKARTERRHLGCNRIQRQNRTREQVTRHGARTRNAYLHQPCQRSVCH
- the LOC105013967 gene encoding tumor protein p53-inducible nuclear protein 2 isoform X3; the encoded protein is MFQALSSLFFGEVEEVSAEINGPKPCLSEADEEGWMLVNLPEGATAESSPMEDLLIEHPSMSVYVSPGNLSMISNGNLSVVGEESIASLMGSVSRVAEPNAAPAARNTIPTRATRGAAAQAGTLAKVTQVARVQRGKARTERRHLGCNRIQRQNRTREQVTRHGARTRNAYLHQPCQRSVCH
- the LOC105013967 gene encoding tumor protein p53-inducible nuclear protein 2 isoform X2, coding for MFQALSSLFFGEVEEVSAEINGPKPCLSEADEEGWMLVNLPGETDSATMEEGGIEARSTAELIPQDSQPNPTHTPSKTEHPALTAARHQSRRRTHKARSRAATALVSSDPFSAPPGASLLAAGVPTAVSFKRRARLSTPSTSSVSPGSSGSERGCMDESWFVTPPPCFNAEGATAESSPMEDLLIEHPSMSVYVSPGNLSMISNGNLSVVGEESIASLMGSVSRVAEPNAAPAARNTIPTRATRGAAAQAGTLAKVTQVARVQRGKARTERRHLGCNRIQRQNRTREQVTRHGARTRNAYLHQPCQRSVCH